The Lycium barbarum isolate Lr01 chromosome 9, ASM1917538v2, whole genome shotgun sequence genome has a segment encoding these proteins:
- the LOC132610559 gene encoding chaperone protein dnaJ 20, chloroplastic: protein MYLRTTIDPNPRVFFPSNPQFPRTQNGSLRVYSKLNNNVIEISETKSFYELLGIPETVSLFEIKQAYKQQARKYHPDVSPPGRVEEYTERFIRVQEAYETLSDPKTRDMYDKHMSKGLHFAFSARRRCQNDESMEDKGEWKNRWQSQLSELKRRNMHKDSGNNMSWGARMRRQRNEASS, encoded by the exons ATGTATCTAAGAACAACAATAGACCCAAATCCTCGTGTATTTTTCCCATCAAATCCACAATTTCCAAGAACCCAAAATGGGTCTTTAAGAGTTTATTCAAAGCTTAACAACAATGTTATAGAAATTAGTGAAACAAAGAGCTTTTATGAGCTTCTTGGTATACCAGAAACAGTGTCTTTATTCGAAATAAAACAAGCGTACAAACAACAAGCTAGAAAGTACCACCCGGATGTGTCACCACCGGGTCGGGTCGAAGAATATACAGAAAGGTTCATTCGGGTTCAAGAAGCTTATGAAACATTATCGGATCCTAAGACAAGAGATATGTACGATAAACATATGTCTAAAGGACTTCACTTTGCATTTTCTGCTCGTAGGAGGTGCCAAAATGATgag TCAATGGAGGACAAAGGCGAATGGAAGAATCGTTGGCAATCTCAGCTGTCAGAGTTAAAGAGAAGAAACATGCACAAGGACTCTGGTAACAATATGTCTTGGGGTGCACGTATGCGCAGACAAAGGAATGAAGCATCATCATAA